One window of the Panulirus ornatus isolate Po-2019 chromosome 47, ASM3632096v1, whole genome shotgun sequence genome contains the following:
- the LOC139763541 gene encoding deoxyribonuclease TATDN1 isoform X3, whose protein sequence is MYQGVYHGNKKHEADLDLVLKRAWDGGLSKMIITGTSLSDSKTALELAKTNKQLYCTVGCHPTRCGEFEKDGTDPDAYLESLLQLALDNRDNVVAIGECGLDYDRTHFCPPDIQRKYFEKQISLAEVTGLPMFLHCRNSAADLVKILTTHREKIVGGVVHSFDGTKEEAQQILDLDLHIGLNGCSLKTEDNLAVAATIPVERLMIETDCPWCEIRPTHAGHKHIKTTFPTKKKEKWESGVMVKSRNEPNCIVQVLEVLAAIRDEDPDQLSDKLYQNTLKLFFSSDGE, encoded by the exons ATGTATCAAGGAGTTTACCATGGGAACAAGAAGCATGAAGCTGATTTAGACCTTgtattaaaaagagcgtgggatGGAGGATTAAGCAAGATGATCATCACTGGTACAAGTCTTTCAGACAGCAAAACAGCATTAGAACTTGCTAAAACTAATA AACAGCTTTACTGTACAGTTGGCTGCCACCCAACTCGTTGTGGCGAATTTGAGAAGGATGGCACTGATCCGGATGCATATTTAGAGAGCCTTCTACAATTGGCTCTGGACAACAGAGACAACGTGGTTGCTATTGGGGAGTGTGGTCTTGACTACGATCGTACACACTTTTGTCCACCAGATATTCAAAGAAA ATATTTTGAAAAACAAATTAGCCTAGCAGAAGTGACCGGACTGCCCATGTTTTTGCATTGTCGAAATTCTGCTGCAGATCTAGTGAAGATCTTGACCACTCATCGGGAGAAGATTGTCGGTGGAGTTGTCCATTCCTTTGATGGAACAAAGGAAGAAGCTCAGCAGATTCTAGATTTAGACCTTCATATTGGATTGAATGGCTG CTCCTTAAAGACTGAAGACAATCTGGCAGTAGCAGCTACCATACCTGTAGAGCGGCTGATGATAGAAACAGACTGCCCCTGGTGTGAGATTCGTCCAACTCATGCTGGGCATAAACACATCAAGACAACGTTTCCAAccaagaaaaaggagaagtgggagtcagGGGTCATGGTCAAGAGCAGAAATGAACCTAACTGCATTGT CCAGGTTTTAGAAGTTTTAGCAGCCATAAGGGATGAAGATCCTGATCAGTTATCCGATAAACTTTACCAAAACACGCTGAAGCTCTTTTTTTCATCTGATGGTGAGTGA
- the LOC139763541 gene encoding deoxyribonuclease TATDN1 isoform X2 — MISRMAKMTRKFIDIGANLTDEMYQGVYHGNKKHEADLDLVLKRAWDGGLSKMIITGTSLSDSKTALELAKTNKQLYCTVGCHPTRCGEFEKDGTDPDAYLESLLQLALDNRDNVVAIGECGLDYDRTHFCPPDIQRKYFEKQISLAEVTGLPMFLHCRNSAADLVKILTTHREKIVGGVVHSFDGTKEEAQQILDLDLHIGLNGCSLKTEDNLAVAATIPVERLMIETDCPWCEIRPTHAGHKHIKTTFPTKKKEKWESGVMVKSRNEPNCIVQVLEVLAAIRDEDPDQLSDKLYQNTLKLFFSSDGE, encoded by the exons ACATTGGTGCTAATCTGACCGATGAAATGTATCAAGGAGTTTACCATGGGAACAAGAAGCATGAAGCTGATTTAGACCTTgtattaaaaagagcgtgggatGGAGGATTAAGCAAGATGATCATCACTGGTACAAGTCTTTCAGACAGCAAAACAGCATTAGAACTTGCTAAAACTAATA AACAGCTTTACTGTACAGTTGGCTGCCACCCAACTCGTTGTGGCGAATTTGAGAAGGATGGCACTGATCCGGATGCATATTTAGAGAGCCTTCTACAATTGGCTCTGGACAACAGAGACAACGTGGTTGCTATTGGGGAGTGTGGTCTTGACTACGATCGTACACACTTTTGTCCACCAGATATTCAAAGAAA ATATTTTGAAAAACAAATTAGCCTAGCAGAAGTGACCGGACTGCCCATGTTTTTGCATTGTCGAAATTCTGCTGCAGATCTAGTGAAGATCTTGACCACTCATCGGGAGAAGATTGTCGGTGGAGTTGTCCATTCCTTTGATGGAACAAAGGAAGAAGCTCAGCAGATTCTAGATTTAGACCTTCATATTGGATTGAATGGCTG CTCCTTAAAGACTGAAGACAATCTGGCAGTAGCAGCTACCATACCTGTAGAGCGGCTGATGATAGAAACAGACTGCCCCTGGTGTGAGATTCGTCCAACTCATGCTGGGCATAAACACATCAAGACAACGTTTCCAAccaagaaaaaggagaagtgggagtcagGGGTCATGGTCAAGAGCAGAAATGAACCTAACTGCATTGT CCAGGTTTTAGAAGTTTTAGCAGCCATAAGGGATGAAGATCCTGATCAGTTATCCGATAAACTTTACCAAAACACGCTGAAGCTCTTTTTTTCATCTGATGGTGAGTGA